TATCCGGCAGCCAGAAATGAAAGGGGAGTACCCCGAGCTTGAAGAAAAAACCGCCCATTACCATCAACAGACCGACCACCACCGCCGGGGTGGGACCGATGTTTGCAATGGCCGGCACGATCTCGTTCAGGTAGGTGGAACCGGTCAGGCCGAAGAGATAGCTCATCCCGAAAAGCATCACCCCGGTGGCAACCACGCCGAACAGGATGTACTTGATGCCCGCCTCCATCTGGGTACGCAGGCCGGCATGATCATCACGCATCGGCACCAGGATATACAAGGCGAACGAGGAGAGTTCCAGGGCAACGACAATGGAGAGCAGCTCAACGCAGCTCACCAGCATCACCAGTCCCAGGGTGCTCAACAGAAGAAAGAGATAGTATTCGGTCCGGGTATTCTCGCGGATCCCCTTCAACTCGGTGCTGAACAGGAGCAGCAGGGCCAGCCCGCCCAGGATCAACAGCTTGAACAGCTGCGAAAATAAATCAATCCGATAGGCCCGGTAAAACAATTCCCCATTCATGTCCAGGCTCAGATAACAGGCCAGCACGCTGATCACCACCAGCCCGGTGGTGATGTTGCGGACTCGGCGCGGGGCCGGGTTGCCCAGGCTCAGCAGAAAAACCACCAGGCAGCTGAAGAGGAGAAATAACTCGGGGAGGAACAGTGCCATTTTCATTGTCTATCCTTCCAGGATTACAATTAATTCCTTACAAGTTTGTCGGTCTCGCAACAACCCGCTCGACGGACGTGATTCGTCTTGTAACTTGTTGATTTTATTGGGTGGCATTTGAAGCCTTTCGGGTTATTACGAGTTCATCAAGTTTCCTAAGGGACCAGGGTGGCCAGCATCGCGGCGGATTGCTGGATTTTCGCCACCTCCACCTGACCGATCAGGTGGGCGACGCTGGTATGCATGATGTCCATAAACGGCTTTGGCGCCAGACCGATCCAGAAGACAAAGAGCAGCAACGGGGCCAGGGTCAGGATCTCCCGGGCGGAGAGGTCGCTGAGATGGGACTGGTCCGGGTTGTTGACGCCGCCCCAGGCCACCCGCTGCAGCATCCGGAACATATAGGCGGCGGCCAGGAGCGCGCCGGGGATGGTGCAGGCGGCCAGGATCTTGTTATGGGTAAAGGCGCCGGCCAGGATCAGGAATTCGCCGACAAAACCGTTGGTACCTGGAAAGGCCAGGGACGACAGCGAGAAGAATGCCAGGAAAGTGACATAGACCGGCATGTACTGACCCACCCCGGCGGCAACGGCCAGTTCCCGGCTGTGGGTCCGCTCGTAGATCATCCCGACGCAGAGGAACAGGGCCCCAGTGGTGACCCCGTGGTTGATCATCTGCAGGAGGGCCCCTTCGATTCCCTGGGTATTGAAAACAAAGATCCCCAAGGTGATAAAACCCATATGACCGACACTGGAGTAGGCAATCAGTTTTTTCATGTCCTGCTGGGCCAGGGCGGTAAAGCCGCCGTAAAGGATGCCGGCCACCGACAGCCAGAGTACATAGGGCATGAGGGCCAGGCTGGCCTCCGGGGTAATCGGCAGGCAGAACCTCAAGAAACCGTAGGTGCCCATTTTCAGGAGTACGCTGGCCAGGATCACCGAGCCGGCGGTTGGCGCCTCAACATGGGCCGCCGGCAACCAGGTATGGAAGGGGAACATCGGCACCTTGATGGCAAAGGCCAGGAAAAAGGCCAGGAACACCCA
This genomic interval from Desulfobacterales bacterium contains the following:
- a CDS encoding NADH-quinone oxidoreductase subunit M: MQDFLIMNSLGFPILSVLIFLPLAGSMLLFLLPSDGGAKFWTLLVTLVTAAISLILYRDFNTGTAMFQFGEHHAWIPMLKINYTLGVDGISLLLVLMTTLLMPLCVLGSWRYIKTRVRPFMFCLLIMETSMLGVFMALDFVLFYILWEAMLIPMYLLIAIWGGPRKVYASIKFFLYTLAGSVMLLVAIIALYLENGTFSIPMMMGNGYSSAFQFWVFLAFFLAFAIKVPMFPFHTWLPAAHVEAPTAGSVILASVLLKMGTYGFLRFCLPITPEASLALMPYVLWLSVAGILYGGFTALAQQDMKKLIAYSSVGHMGFITLGIFVFNTQGIEGALLQMINHGVTTGALFLCVGMIYERTHSRELAVAAGVGQYMPVYVTFLAFFSLSSLAFPGTNGFVGEFLILAGAFTHNKILAACTIPGALLAAAYMFRMLQRVAWGGVNNPDQSHLSDLSAREILTLAPLLLFVFWIGLAPKPFMDIMHTSVAHLIGQVEVAKIQQSAAMLATLVP